One window from the genome of Rhodopseudomonas sp. P2A-2r encodes:
- a CDS encoding ABC transporter ATP-binding protein, translated as MSEFALQTSGLTKTFGGFTAVRNVDLNVRRHSIHALIGPNGAGKTTFFNLLTKFHKPTAGSILFEGVDITAESPAATARRGLVRSFQISATFPHLTVKDNVRVALQRKLGTQYHFWKSSRSLDELDAGAMALLADVGLADAAASNAADLSYGRKRTLEIATTLALDPPFLLLDEPTQGMAIDDVDRIKRLIKRISAGRTILMVEHNMSVVADISDTITVLQRGEILAEGPYAQVSNDPAVKAAYLGGGHA; from the coding sequence TTGTCGGAGTTTGCTTTACAGACGTCGGGACTGACCAAGACGTTTGGCGGCTTCACGGCCGTCCGCAACGTCGACCTCAACGTCCGCCGCCACAGCATCCACGCCCTGATCGGCCCCAACGGCGCGGGCAAGACCACCTTTTTCAATCTGCTGACCAAATTCCACAAGCCGACCGCCGGCTCGATCCTGTTCGAGGGCGTCGACATCACCGCCGAATCCCCGGCCGCCACGGCGCGCCGCGGGCTGGTCCGTTCGTTTCAGATCTCGGCGACGTTTCCGCATCTGACGGTGAAGGATAACGTCCGGGTCGCGCTCCAGCGCAAGCTCGGCACGCAATACCACTTCTGGAAATCATCGCGCTCGCTCGATGAACTCGACGCCGGCGCCATGGCGCTGCTCGCCGACGTCGGCCTCGCCGACGCCGCGGCGAGCAATGCCGCCGACCTGTCCTACGGCCGCAAGCGCACCCTGGAAATCGCCACTACTCTGGCGCTCGACCCGCCGTTCCTGCTGCTCGACGAACCGACCCAGGGCATGGCCATCGACGACGTCGACCGCATCAAGCGGCTGATCAAGCGCATTTCCGCCGGCCGCACCATTCTGATGGTCGAGCACAACATGTCCGTGGTTGCCGACATCAGCGACACCATCACCGTCCTGCAGCGCGGCGAGATCCTAGCCGAAGGACCTTACGCGCAGGTCTCCAACGATCCCGCCGTCAAGGCCGCCTATCTCGGAGGCGGACATGCGTGA
- a CDS encoding ABC transporter ATP-binding protein — protein sequence MRDTPVVLETRGLQAWYGESHVLHGIDIKVHEGECVTLLGRNGAGRTTTLKAILGLTDRRAGSVLVNGTEAIRLPPHRVGRLGLGYCPEERGIYKTLTTHENLTLLPRLGPGGLPLADVLTMFPNLAERADSYGGSLSGGEQQMLAMGRILTTGARILLLDEITEGLAPVIVEALGRAIALLKSQGFTILLVEQNFHFARHLADRHYVVEHGQIAAEIAADEVDAREDQVNRLLGV from the coding sequence ATGCGTGACACGCCAGTCGTTCTGGAAACCCGCGGCCTGCAGGCCTGGTACGGCGAATCCCATGTGCTGCACGGCATCGACATCAAGGTCCATGAAGGCGAGTGCGTCACGCTGCTCGGCCGCAACGGCGCCGGCCGCACCACCACGCTGAAGGCCATCCTCGGCCTTACCGACCGGCGCGCCGGCTCGGTGCTGGTGAACGGCACCGAGGCCATCCGCCTGCCGCCGCATCGCGTTGGGCGGCTCGGGCTCGGCTACTGCCCGGAAGAGCGCGGCATCTACAAGACCCTGACCACCCATGAAAACCTCACGCTGCTGCCGCGGCTCGGTCCCGGCGGCCTGCCACTCGCCGACGTGCTGACGATGTTTCCCAATCTGGCGGAGCGCGCGGATAGCTACGGCGGCAGCCTGTCCGGCGGCGAACAGCAGATGCTGGCCATGGGCCGCATCCTGACCACCGGTGCGCGCATCCTGCTGCTCGATGAAATCACCGAGGGCCTCGCGCCGGTCATCGTCGAGGCGCTCGGACGCGCGATCGCGCTGCTGAAGAGCCAGGGGTTCACGATTTTGCTGGTCGAGCAGAACTTCCATTTCGCGCGCCACCTTGCCGACCGCCACTACGTGGTGGAGCACGGCCAGATCGCTGCCGAAATCGCGGCCGACGAGGTCGATGCCCGCGAGGATCAGGTCAACAGGCTACTCGGGGTCTAA
- a CDS encoding branched-chain amino acid ABC transporter permease: MTISLQAFMAQLTIGLIGGCFYAMLSMGLAIIFGLLNIINFTHGAQFMVAAFLAWIGLTQVGPWLGYPDFQINFWVALVLVPLLVAVMGMAIERLLLRRLYKLDHLYGLLLTFGVALVLEGVFRHAFGVSGQGYEPPELLQGPFDVGFMLLPKYRIFVVAASLLICFGTWYLFERTKLGAYLRAGTENPRLLQSFGINVPVMITLTYGFGVALAGIAGVLAAPIMQITPLMGGNLLNIVFAVVVIGGLGSILGSMITGLALGLIEGLTKVFYPEASTVIVFVIMALVLLVRPAGLFGREV, encoded by the coding sequence ATGACCATTTCCCTGCAGGCCTTCATGGCGCAGCTCACCATCGGGCTGATCGGCGGCTGCTTCTATGCGATGCTGAGCATGGGGCTGGCGATCATCTTCGGCCTGCTCAACATTATCAATTTCACCCATGGCGCGCAGTTCATGGTGGCGGCGTTCCTGGCCTGGATCGGGCTGACCCAGGTCGGGCCTTGGCTCGGATATCCGGATTTCCAGATCAATTTCTGGGTCGCGCTGGTGCTGGTGCCGCTGCTGGTCGCGGTGATGGGCATGGCGATCGAACGGCTGTTGCTGCGCCGGCTCTACAAGCTCGATCATCTCTACGGGTTGTTGCTGACCTTTGGCGTGGCGCTGGTGCTGGAAGGTGTCTTCCGCCATGCCTTCGGCGTGTCCGGCCAGGGCTACGAGCCACCGGAACTGCTGCAGGGGCCGTTCGACGTCGGCTTCATGCTGCTGCCGAAATACCGCATCTTCGTGGTCGCGGCATCGCTGCTGATCTGCTTTGGTACCTGGTATCTGTTCGAGCGCACCAAGCTCGGCGCCTATCTGCGCGCCGGCACCGAGAACCCGCGCCTGCTGCAATCCTTCGGCATCAATGTGCCGGTCATGATCACGCTCACCTATGGTTTCGGCGTGGCGCTGGCCGGCATCGCCGGCGTGCTGGCGGCGCCGATCATGCAGATCACCCCGCTGATGGGCGGCAACCTGCTCAACATCGTGTTCGCCGTCGTGGTGATCGGCGGGCTCGGCTCGATCCTCGGCTCGATGATCACCGGCCTTGCGCTCGGCCTGATCGAGGGGCTGACCAAGGTGTTTTATCCGGAGGCCTCGACGGTGATCGTGTTCGTCATCATGGCGCTGGTGTTGCTGGTGCGTCCGGCCGGCCTGTTCGGACGGGAAGTTTGA
- a CDS encoding branched-chain amino acid ABC transporter permease has protein sequence MTSTLKIFCLLVVAALVVPFVPGVIYPIFVMKVMCYGLFACAFNLLLGFTGLVSFAHAAFLGSAGYVTGALMIRFGSHPLGMVTAFTAGVLAAAFVGLVIGGLAVRRRGIYFAMITLALSQIVYFLAVQFRWTGGEDGLQGIPRGNLLGLDLSSDTTMYYVTLVLFSIGFLFVYRVVHSPFGQILQAVRENEPRATSLGYDTDRFRLAAFVLSAAVAGYAGAMKALVFQLVSLNDVSLHTSTEVVLMTLLGGLGTMFGPLVGAALVVGLQNYLATIGDLVTVVTGLIFIVCVSFFRLGFVGEYLAWRRRRAQRAAPPAVEDERPLPAFAEPPQAARAD, from the coding sequence ATGACCAGCACGTTGAAAATCTTCTGCCTTCTGGTCGTTGCGGCGCTGGTGGTGCCGTTCGTGCCCGGCGTCATCTATCCGATCTTCGTCATGAAGGTGATGTGCTATGGCCTGTTCGCCTGCGCCTTCAACCTGCTGCTCGGCTTCACGGGCCTCGTATCATTCGCCCATGCGGCGTTTCTCGGCAGCGCCGGCTACGTGACCGGCGCGCTGATGATCCGCTTCGGCAGCCATCCCCTCGGCATGGTGACGGCGTTCACGGCCGGCGTGCTGGCGGCGGCTTTCGTCGGGCTGGTGATCGGCGGCCTCGCAGTGCGTCGTCGCGGCATCTACTTCGCCATGATTACGCTGGCGTTGTCGCAGATCGTCTACTTCCTGGCGGTGCAATTTCGCTGGACCGGCGGCGAGGACGGGCTGCAGGGCATCCCGCGCGGTAACCTGCTCGGCCTCGACCTCAGCTCCGACACCACGATGTATTATGTGACGCTGGTGCTGTTCTCGATCGGCTTCCTGTTCGTCTATCGCGTGGTGCATTCGCCGTTCGGCCAGATCCTGCAAGCGGTGCGCGAGAATGAGCCGCGTGCCACCTCGCTCGGCTACGACACCGATCGCTTCCGGCTCGCCGCCTTCGTGCTGTCCGCCGCGGTCGCCGGCTATGCCGGCGCCATGAAGGCGCTGGTGTTTCAGCTGGTATCGCTCAACGACGTGTCGCTGCACACCTCCACCGAGGTGGTGCTGATGACGCTGCTGGGCGGGCTTGGCACCATGTTCGGACCGCTGGTCGGCGCCGCCCTCGTCGTCGGCCTGCAGAATTATCTCGCCACCATCGGCGACCTCGTCACCGTGGTCACCGGCCTCATCTTCATCGTCTGCGTCTCGTTCTTCCGGCTCGGCTTTGTCGGCGAGTATCTGGCCTGGCGCCGGCGTCGCGCGCAGCGCGCCGCGCCGCCCGCGGTCGAGGATGAACGGCCGTTGCCGGCCTTCGCCGAGCCGCCGCAGGCCGCTCGCGCCGACTGA